In Bordetella genomosp. 10, the genomic window TCGGTTCGGCGCTGGCCCTGGTGCTGGTGTGCGCCACCTTGCTGATGGCGCTGCTGTCGAACTGGCTGATCCATCGCCGCTACGTGAAGACGATGGCGTCATGACGCGCGCTTGCGATATTTCCGCCTTCACCCTGAACCTGTCCGGAGCACATCGATGACCGCCGTCCTGTTCAAGAATGGAAATCTGCTGGACCCCACCGTGGATGAGCTGCTGGAAGGCCATGACGTCCTGGTCGAGGACGGCCTGGTCAAGGAGGTCTCCGACCGTCCCTTGCAGGCGGCGTCGGCCCGGGTGATCGACGTCCGCGGCAAGACCGTCATGCCCGGCTTCATCGACCTGCACGGCCACGTCATGGCCACGCAACTGAACCTGAGCGCGCAGGGCGTGCTGCCCGATGCGCTGGTGATGATGCGGGCGGTGCCCATCATGGCGGCCATGCTGCGGCGCGGCTTCACCACCGTGCGCGACGCGGGCGGCGCCGGCTGGGGGCTGAAGTGCGCGGTCGAGGAAGACACGGTCGTGGGCCCGCGCCTGTTCATCTCGGGCCATGCCATCAGCCAGACCGGCGGCCACGGCGATCCGCGGCCGCGTTCGGATCACCTGCGTCCCATGAGCTTCTGCGGCTGCTGTTTCCGCGCCGGCGACATCGGGCGCGTGGCCGACGGCGTGGACGAGGTGCGCAAGGCCGTGCGGCAGGAACTGCAGATGGGCGCGGACCAGATCAAGATCATGGCGTCGGGCGGCGTGGCCTCGCCCACCGATCCCATCGCCGCATGGGGCTATTCGGACGACGAGATCCGCGCCATCGTGCACGAGGCGCGCGCCCGCCAGACCTACGTGATGGCGCACTCCTATACCGCGGAGGCCATCGAGCGCGCCGTCGGGATGGGCGTGCGCACCATCGAGCACGGCAACCTGGTCGACGAGCGCGTGGCGCGGCTGATGGCGGAGAAGGGCGCCTATGCGGTGCCCACGCTGGTGACCTACGAGGCGCTGGCCAACGAAGGCGCCCAGTACGGCCTGCCGGAGGCAAGCGTGGTGAAAATCGCGTCGGTGCGCGAGGCCGGGCTCGATTCGCTGTCGCTGTTCAAGCGCGCCGGCGTGAAGATGGGCTTCGGCACCGATCTGCTGGGCCCGTCGCAGCGCCTGCAAAGCGACGAATTCCGCATTCGCGCCGGCGTCCTGGGCAACCGCGACGTCATCCGCAGCGCCACGCTGGTCGGCGCCGAGGTGCTGAACATGCAGGACAAGCTGGGCCGGCTGGCGGCCGGCGCGCATGCCGACGTCCTGGTGGTCGACGGCGATCCCTACAAGGACATTTCCTGCCTGCTGGGCCAGGGCGAGCGCATCCCCCTGGTCATGAAGGGCGGCAAGATATACCACGACCATCTCGATTGACCGATCCCACTTAATCGATCCAACGTAATCGATCCAACCTAACCGATCCAACCGGACCCCGTACCGAGCAGCATGGCTACCACCACTCTAGGCGTCAAGGTCGACGACGCATTGCGCGACCGCTTGA contains:
- a CDS encoding metal-dependent hydrolase family protein is translated as MTAVLFKNGNLLDPTVDELLEGHDVLVEDGLVKEVSDRPLQAASARVIDVRGKTVMPGFIDLHGHVMATQLNLSAQGVLPDALVMMRAVPIMAAMLRRGFTTVRDAGGAGWGLKCAVEEDTVVGPRLFISGHAISQTGGHGDPRPRSDHLRPMSFCGCCFRAGDIGRVADGVDEVRKAVRQELQMGADQIKIMASGGVASPTDPIAAWGYSDDEIRAIVHEARARQTYVMAHSYTAEAIERAVGMGVRTIEHGNLVDERVARLMAEKGAYAVPTLVTYEALANEGAQYGLPEASVVKIASVREAGLDSLSLFKRAGVKMGFGTDLLGPSQRLQSDEFRIRAGVLGNRDVIRSATLVGAEVLNMQDKLGRLAAGAHADVLVVDGDPYKDISCLLGQGERIPLVMKGGKIYHDHLD